The Lactobacillus sp. ESL0680 genome has a segment encoding these proteins:
- a CDS encoding transcriptional regulator — MPTEQVLANAKFQIERDIKTAMINKGFTVSSLAELINKNRSIVSQAIHGGTTPRDVKTRKKIYKVLGMEN, encoded by the coding sequence ATGCCAACTGAACAAGTACTAGCTAATGCGAAATTTCAGATTGAACGTGATATCAAGACTGCAATGATTAACAAAGGCTTTACCGTTTCTAGTTTGGCTGAGTTGATCAACAAAAATCGATCAATAGTTAGTCAAGCTATTCATGGCGGAACAACACCACGTGATGTTAAAACGAGGAAGAAAATTTATAAGGTTCTAGGAATGGAGAATTAG